Proteins encoded by one window of Synechococcus sp. WH 7805:
- the trpS gene encoding tryptophan--tRNA ligase, with translation MGRPRVLSGVQPTGALHLGNWLGAIRNWVDLQHDHDTFFCVVDLHAVTVPHDPKRLAEDTLSTAALYLACGLDPELCTIFVQSQVPAHSELCWLLNCVTPLNWLERMIQFKEKALKQGDNVSVGLLDYPVLMAADILLYDADLVPVGEDQKQHLELARDIAQQRINARFGTEDAPILKVPQPLILKDGARVMSLTDGRSKMSKSDPNEGSRITLLDPPDQITKKIKRAKTDPERGLEFGNPERPETDNLLGLYALLSGRGREAAAAECSEMGWGQFKPLLAEATVAALDPIQKRYHELMEDRAQLLAVLETGRERAGAVADASAQRVRAALGFLRSS, from the coding sequence ATGGGGAGGCCACGCGTTCTTTCTGGCGTCCAGCCAACCGGTGCCCTCCATCTAGGGAACTGGCTCGGAGCGATCCGAAACTGGGTGGATCTCCAGCACGACCACGACACGTTCTTTTGCGTGGTGGATCTCCATGCCGTGACCGTGCCCCACGATCCGAAACGCCTGGCGGAAGACACCCTCTCAACGGCGGCCCTCTACCTGGCCTGCGGGCTCGATCCTGAGCTCTGCACGATTTTTGTGCAGAGCCAGGTGCCTGCCCACAGCGAACTCTGCTGGCTGCTGAACTGCGTCACTCCTCTCAATTGGCTGGAACGCATGATCCAGTTCAAGGAGAAGGCTTTGAAACAGGGGGACAACGTGTCCGTAGGGCTCCTGGATTACCCAGTGCTCATGGCCGCTGACATCCTTCTCTATGACGCTGATCTTGTCCCCGTCGGAGAGGACCAGAAACAGCATCTTGAGCTCGCCCGTGACATTGCGCAGCAGCGCATCAATGCAAGGTTCGGAACCGAGGACGCACCGATCCTGAAGGTTCCCCAACCGCTCATCCTCAAGGACGGCGCTCGGGTGATGAGCCTCACCGACGGTCGCAGCAAGATGAGCAAAAGCGACCCGAATGAGGGAAGCCGCATCACCCTGCTCGACCCTCCGGACCAGATCACCAAGAAGATCAAGCGGGCCAAGACTGACCCGGAACGAGGCCTTGAATTCGGCAATCCTGAACGCCCAGAGACAGACAATCTGCTCGGGCTTTACGCCCTTCTAAGCGGCAGAGGGCGTGAGGCAGCAGCCGCGGAGTGCTCTGAGATGGGGTGGGGTCAATTCAAACCCCTTCTTGCAGAGGCCACGGTGGCGGCCCTCGATCCAATCCAAAAGCGCTACCACGAGCTGATGGAAGACCGTGCTCAGCTCCTCGCCGTACTGGAAACCGGCCGAGAGCGTGCTGGTGCCGTCGCGGATGCCAGCGCGCAAAGGGTTCGCGCAGCCCTCGGCTTTCTCAGAAGCAGCTGA
- a CDS encoding cation diffusion facilitator family transporter, producing MASDRRNEVKRVLMVALTINLSMTALKLAVGLASGSLAVIADAMHSATDALSSLLALITNSLSDPRPDRDHPYGHDKYEGIGALAIAGFIFFTAIEILITGGQRILDGLPQLRIDWPELLLLLVVLVLNVVLARYERRQGRKLNSQLLLADANHTTSDIWTTVIVLVGLTGAWIFKVNWLDLILAVPLAVILIRVCWHVLRDNLPWLVDHIAIAPEAIHAQAMGVPGVLNCHDIASRGVLGQRVFIDMHMVVDVDDLAAAHRITEQVEDRLETRFGPVRCTIHLEPRDYAEQQITFRGTHG from the coding sequence ATGGCCAGCGATCGCAGAAACGAGGTGAAGCGGGTGCTGATGGTGGCCTTGACCATCAACCTCAGCATGACCGCACTCAAGCTTGCGGTGGGATTGGCCAGCGGATCCCTGGCGGTGATCGCGGACGCCATGCACAGTGCGACAGATGCTCTGTCAAGCCTGCTGGCGCTGATCACCAACAGCCTCTCTGACCCGAGGCCCGATCGCGACCATCCCTACGGACACGACAAATATGAGGGGATCGGAGCCCTGGCGATCGCCGGATTCATCTTCTTTACCGCGATCGAGATCCTGATCACGGGTGGCCAGCGCATTCTGGATGGACTTCCCCAGCTGAGGATTGATTGGCCCGAACTCCTGTTGCTTCTCGTTGTGCTGGTGCTGAACGTCGTGCTGGCCCGTTATGAGCGTCGACAAGGACGAAAGCTGAACAGTCAGCTGCTTCTGGCCGATGCCAATCACACCACCAGCGACATCTGGACCACGGTGATTGTGCTGGTGGGACTGACTGGTGCCTGGATCTTCAAAGTGAACTGGCTGGATCTCATTCTGGCCGTGCCCTTGGCCGTGATCCTGATCCGCGTGTGCTGGCATGTTCTGAGGGACAACCTGCCCTGGTTGGTTGATCACATCGCCATTGCCCCCGAAGCAATTCATGCGCAGGCCATGGGAGTTCCTGGAGTTTTGAATTGCCACGACATCGCCAGCCGCGGAGTCTTGGGACAGAGAGTCTTTATCGACATGCACATGGTGGTGGACGTGGATGACCTCGCGGCAGCCCATCGCATCACCGAGCAGGTCGAGGATCGACTGGAGACCCGGTTCGGACCGGTGCGCTGCACCATCCACTTGGAGCCGAGGGATTACGCGGAACAACAGATCACCTTTCGGGGTACCCACGGTTGA